CGAAGTGACTAGTTCGATTTGATCCGCATCAAATCCTTCGCCACCTCGTTCATGTGAGAGAGCATCGTGCGATTCCTCGCGCTGAGTTCGAGAACGGAGAGTCTGATGAGAACGACAACAATCTTGATGATTACCGCATCACCGCTCGTGCTTGCGGCATGGCTTGGTGGAATGACCACGCCACTACGCGCAGCGGATCTGGCGCCAGCGCCAGCGCCGGTTTATTTCAAAGCGCCCCCACAAGCTGAGCCGTTCAATCCGTGGATGCTCCGCTTGCGCCTACTCGGCGTGTTGCCGGACACCCGGGGCAGCTCGGTAAATGTTATCGGCGTTTCGCCCCTGTCCTCGCCGAGTTCCGGGCTCTCGATCAGCGATCAAGCCATCCCTGAGCTCGACATCACCTACTTCTTCACTCCGAACGTCGCCGCCGAACTGATTCTCGGTGTAAGCCGGCATCACATCAGTGGCGACGGTGCGCTCAATGGGCTCAACATCGGCAAGGCCTCGCTGCTGCCGCCGACGCTGACCCTGCAGTATCACTTCACGGACTTCGGCGCCTTCAAGCCGTATATCGGCGCTGGCATCAATTACACCCTATTTTTCAACCAAACGGCAGCTAATACGCCGTTCGCCGGCCTGACCGTGACGGATTTGCACATCAACAACCAGGTCGGCCCAGCAGTCCAGTTCGGCTTCGATTACATGTTGGACCGTCATTGGGGCATCAACGTTGACGCGAAGAAACTATGGCTACGGCCGGAATATTCGGCGACCGTCAACGGCGTAATTCCCGTCACCGGGCGCGTCAACATCGACCCGTGGTTCGTCAGCGGCGGCATCACATACAAGTTCTGAGGCGCGGCACGATCCGAGAAGAAGCAAACCGATTCACTTAACAGCGGGATCGAGCGCGATGACGATCAAAGCATCATCCCGCTCGGTGCCCGAAGTCGAGCACAGCGCAGCATCCGCTCTAGCCGCGAGCGATCGGCGGCTCCGAAATGAAGTGCGCGGAGGCTATCAGTCAGGCTTGGGAGTGATCAGGTCACTTTCTGATTCCGGCGCGTGCAGAACATCCGCCCTGACATCAGATCAGTGCGGCGGCAACATGGCTGACTTCATCCACAGATGAAGCGCGGCAAGCAGGGGAACATCCATCTCATCTCATCGAAGATTGCGATGAAATCGACGGTCACGCCTGCAAAGTGGAGAGCACGGCCCGTCCGCGCGGCGGTCTTGAATGGGAATGTGAGGCTCCCCTCGCCGTCCAACCAGGGAGGGGAGTCCAATGATCCGGAGTTGCCTGACCTTCGATGGATAAACCGGGCCGACAGTCCGCGCCGCCGAGCGAGCCTCCAGCTACCGTTTCAACGCCATCACGAGACGATCGACACGATGGCCTCGCTTGAGATGGGACTCTACGATTTCGTCAATGTCTTCAGGCGTGGTCGCACGATACCAGACGCCGTCGGGATAGACCACCATCAAGGGACCGGCGCTGCAAAAGCCGAGGCAGCTCGTTGCCGTGAAACCGATATCGGTGAGACCTTGGGTTTCGATCGACTTGACCATCCTATCCCACAGGGCTTGCGCACCTGAGGTGACGCAGCTGCCGTGCGGATGAGTGGGCGGACGCTCGGTGTGGCAGGCGAAGACATGATGCCTATAGAGCTGAGGAAGTTCGAACTTGGTTTCTGCGTTCATACGCCTGCCCGTGATCAGTTCGCTTGATCTGAAGAAATTGTGGGTCGAAGCCCATGCCGCTCGACGCAATTTCGTATTGATCGTCGCATAGACGATCCGATGCGGCAGGCGGTCTTTTCAGCCCGCGAAGAAACGCGGACGGTCCGAATGCTAGAACAATTGTCGACGGGCGAGCGATCAGTCACGGACGCCTCCACCGTCTGGAACGGCGTTCCTGATCAAGGTTACAACGTCTCGTCCTGTCATTACTTGCTTCCGCTTCGTCTGTTTCATCGCCCCGCCTTCTCTATGCAAGCTCCGCACCAAGACACGAGGTGTACTTCTGCGGCGATCGCCCTCGGTTTGCCGGATTGCAACTATCGACCATTGTCAGATTTGCGACAGCAATGTTGTCTTTCGCTGGACATCGCGCACAT
The DNA window shown above is from Bradyrhizobium sp. ISRA464 and carries:
- a CDS encoding OmpW family outer membrane protein, giving the protein MITASPLVLAAWLGGMTTPLRAADLAPAPAPVYFKAPPQAEPFNPWMLRLRLLGVLPDTRGSSVNVIGVSPLSSPSSGLSISDQAIPELDITYFFTPNVAAELILGVSRHHISGDGALNGLNIGKASLLPPTLTLQYHFTDFGAFKPYIGAGINYTLFFNQTAANTPFAGLTVTDLHINNQVGPAVQFGFDYMLDRHWGINVDAKKLWLRPEYSATVNGVIPVTGRVNIDPWFVSGGITYKF
- a CDS encoding (2Fe-2S) ferredoxin domain-containing protein, which translates into the protein MNAETKFELPQLYRHHVFACHTERPPTHPHGSCVTSGAQALWDRMVKSIETQGLTDIGFTATSCLGFCSAGPLMVVYPDGVWYRATTPEDIDEIVESHLKRGHRVDRLVMALKR